In a genomic window of Gloeocapsopsis dulcis:
- the rpsK gene encoding 30S ribosomal protein S11: MARQQKKSGAKKQKRNVPNGIAYIQSTFNNSIVTIADQNGDVISWASAGSSGFKGAKKGTPYAAQTAAESAARQATDQGMRQIEVMVSGPGAGRETAIRALQGAGLEITLIRDITPIPHNGCRPPKRRRV, translated from the coding sequence ATGGCGCGACAACAAAAAAAATCCGGTGCGAAAAAGCAAAAACGCAATGTACCAAATGGCATTGCTTACATTCAATCTACTTTCAACAACAGCATAGTCACAATTGCCGATCAAAACGGAGACGTCATTTCTTGGGCTTCAGCTGGTTCGAGTGGCTTCAAAGGTGCCAAAAAAGGAACCCCATATGCTGCACAGACAGCAGCAGAAAGTGCAGCTAGACAAGCAACAGACCAGGGTATGCGTCAAATAGAAGTCATGGTCAGTGGACCAGGTGCGGGTAGAGAAACTGCAATTCGAGCATTGCAGGGAGCAGGGTTAGAAATCACGTTGATTCGAGATATTACCCCAATTCCTCACAATGGTTGCCGTCCACCTAAAAGGCGTCGAGTTTAA
- the rpsE gene encoding 30S ribosomal protein S5: MATGGRRKSNRAKEKETNWQERVIQIRRVSKVVKGGKKLSFRAVVAVGNERGQVGIGVGKAGDVIGAVKKGVADGKKHLIEVPLTNSNSIPHPINGDGGGARVMMRPAAPGTGVIAGGAVRTVLELAGVRNVLAKQLGSNNPLNNARAAVNALSTLRTFSEVAEERGVPIENLYA, from the coding sequence ATGGCAACTGGTGGTCGTCGTAAAAGTAACCGTGCAAAAGAAAAAGAAACTAACTGGCAAGAGCGAGTTATTCAAATTCGCCGCGTTAGTAAAGTTGTAAAAGGTGGTAAAAAACTCAGCTTTCGCGCAGTTGTTGCAGTTGGTAACGAGCGCGGTCAAGTCGGAATCGGTGTAGGTAAAGCTGGAGATGTCATCGGTGCTGTGAAAAAAGGTGTCGCCGATGGTAAGAAACACCTCATTGAGGTTCCTCTAACCAATTCCAACTCAATTCCCCATCCGATCAATGGTGATGGCGGTGGCGCACGAGTCATGATGCGTCCAGCAGCACCAGGAACCGGAGTAATCGCTGGTGGCGCAGTTCGGACTGTGCTAGAACTTGCTGGCGTGCGCAACGTACTAGCTAAGCAACTGGGTTCTAATAACCCGCTTAATAATGCTAGAGCTGCTGTCAATGCGCTATCAACTTTACGTACTTTCTCCGAAGTCGCAGAAGAACGTGGCGTTCCGATCGAAAACCTCTATGCCTAA
- the secY gene encoding preprotein translocase subunit SecY encodes MISRDKAPTAQETFMQMAQAAGLRRRLLVTVGILILARLGVFLPVPGINRDLFTQAIQTGNNALFGFLDIFSGGGFSTLGVFTLGILPYINASIIIQLLTAAIPALENLQKNEGEAGRRKISQITRYVSLGWAILQSIFIAAFWLQPYAFNPGPVFVAETAIALVAGSMFIMWASELITERGVGNGASLLIFVNIVASLPRALGDTIAFAQTGSREAVGGVVVLLLVFLVMIVGIVFVQEGTRRIPIISARRQVGRRFFQEQRSYLPLRLNQGGVMPIIFASAVLILPASLASFTRNEFLLRIANYLSPNGPTPWVYALAYLVLILFFSYFYATLIVNPVDLAQNLKKMGATIPGIRPGRATSEYVERVLNRLTFLGAIFLGLVAIVPTAVESATQVRTFQGLGATSLLILVGVAIDTAKQIQTYVISQRYEGMVKQ; translated from the coding sequence ATGATCAGTAGAGACAAAGCCCCAACGGCGCAAGAAACTTTTATGCAAATGGCACAAGCAGCTGGTTTACGAAGGCGGCTGCTTGTCACCGTTGGTATTTTAATTTTGGCTCGCCTTGGCGTTTTCTTGCCTGTTCCAGGAATTAATCGCGATTTATTTACTCAAGCAATTCAAACTGGCAATAATGCTTTATTCGGTTTCTTAGATATTTTCTCTGGAGGTGGATTTTCAACCTTAGGAGTTTTTACTCTAGGAATTTTACCGTACATCAATGCTTCCATTATCATCCAATTGTTGACTGCTGCTATCCCAGCTTTAGAAAATCTTCAGAAAAATGAAGGTGAAGCTGGACGGCGGAAAATTTCACAAATCACCCGTTATGTGTCTTTAGGTTGGGCAATTCTACAAAGTATCTTTATTGCTGCTTTCTGGTTGCAACCCTATGCTTTTAATCCAGGACCTGTCTTTGTCGCCGAAACAGCGATCGCACTGGTAGCAGGTTCTATGTTTATCATGTGGGCGTCTGAATTAATTACCGAACGGGGTGTTGGTAATGGTGCATCACTCTTGATTTTTGTCAATATTGTTGCTTCACTGCCAAGAGCATTAGGAGATACAATTGCGTTTGCTCAAACTGGTAGCCGAGAAGCAGTAGGAGGCGTCGTTGTCCTGCTATTAGTCTTTCTTGTCATGATTGTTGGTATTGTCTTTGTGCAAGAAGGAACCCGTCGGATTCCGATTATTTCTGCACGCAGACAAGTCGGAAGACGCTTTTTTCAAGAACAGCGTAGCTATCTACCCTTACGCCTGAATCAAGGCGGCGTTATGCCGATTATTTTTGCTTCCGCTGTGCTGATTTTACCAGCGTCTTTGGCAAGTTTTACCCGCAATGAATTCCTGTTGAGAATTGCTAATTATCTTAGCCCTAATGGTCCTACACCTTGGGTCTACGCTTTAGCTTATCTAGTCTTGATTCTATTTTTCAGCTACTTCTACGCCACATTGATTGTTAATCCTGTAGACTTGGCACAAAACTTGAAGAAAATGGGAGCTACAATTCCTGGAATTCGCCCAGGTCGAGCTACCAGTGAGTACGTCGAACGCGTCTTAAACCGATTAACTTTTTTAGGAGCAATCTTTTTAGGTTTGGTAGCAATTGTGCCAACTGCTGTCGAAAGCGCGACTCAAGTACGAACTTTTCAAGGATTAGGCGCAACGTCTTTATTGATTCTGGTTGGTGTTGCTATTGACACAGCAAAACAAATTCAAACCTATGTCATTTCGCAACGTTATGAAGGAATGGTGAAACAGTAG
- a CDS encoding adenylate kinase, whose amino-acid sequence MTRLIFLGAPGAGKGTQAETLAHHRNIPHISTGDILRQAMQKQTPLGVKAQDYVSRGELVPDQLVNDLVEERLDELDTEQGWILDGFPRKVSQASFLDELLQKKRTHYNVRVVNLEVPDDVLMTRLLGRGRADDNEEVIRRRLEVYREQTAPLIDFYRDRQQLICVNGDQSLDEVTAELLNVIDS is encoded by the coding sequence GTGACGCGATTGATTTTCCTGGGAGCGCCAGGTGCGGGTAAAGGTACTCAAGCTGAAACTTTGGCTCACCACAGGAATATTCCCCATATCTCGACTGGTGATATTTTGCGCCAAGCTATGCAAAAGCAAACACCCTTGGGTGTTAAGGCGCAAGATTATGTTTCGCGGGGTGAGTTAGTTCCGGATCAACTGGTTAATGACTTAGTAGAGGAACGCCTTGATGAACTGGATACTGAGCAAGGCTGGATTCTGGATGGATTTCCACGCAAAGTCAGTCAAGCAAGCTTCTTGGATGAACTGCTACAAAAAAAGCGCACCCATTACAATGTTCGAGTTGTTAACTTGGAAGTACCTGATGATGTTTTAATGACACGATTACTAGGACGCGGTCGTGCAGACGATAACGAGGAAGTTATTCGTCGGCGTTTGGAGGTTTACCGCGAACAAACCGCTCCTCTGATCGATTTTTACCGCGATCGCCAACAACTGATTTGCGTGAATGGCGATCAATCTTTAGATGAAGTCACTGCTGAACTGCTCAACGTGATTGATTCTTGA
- the rplE gene encoding 50S ribosomal protein L5 — protein MTARLKSLYQEKIVPQLMEQFQYTNIHQVPKLTKVTVNRGLGEAAQNAKALESSINEIATITGQKPVVTRAKKAIAGFKIRQGMPVGLMVTLRGERMYAFVDRLVNLALPRIRDFRGISPKSFDGRGNYTLGVREQLIFPEVDYDSIDQIRGMDISIITTAKNDEEGRALLKAMGMPFRDQ, from the coding sequence ATGACAGCACGACTCAAAAGCTTATACCAAGAAAAGATAGTTCCGCAGTTGATGGAGCAGTTTCAGTATACGAATATCCATCAAGTGCCAAAACTGACAAAAGTAACAGTGAATCGAGGTTTGGGCGAAGCCGCACAAAACGCGAAAGCGCTCGAATCGTCAATCAACGAGATTGCCACAATTACAGGTCAAAAACCCGTTGTCACACGTGCCAAAAAGGCGATCGCTGGCTTCAAAATTCGTCAAGGTATGCCAGTGGGATTGATGGTGACTTTGCGTGGCGAACGAATGTACGCCTTTGTAGACAGACTTGTTAACTTGGCATTACCTCGTATTCGTGACTTTCGTGGTATCAGTCCCAAAAGCTTTGACGGACGCGGTAACTATACCCTTGGTGTCCGCGAGCAACTAATTTTCCCAGAAGTTGATTACGACAGTATCGATCAAATTCGGGGTATGGACATTTCAATCATCACCACAGCAAAAAACGATGAAGAAGGTCGCGCATTGCTCAAAGCAATGGGAATGCCTTTTCGGGATCAATAA
- the rplR gene encoding 50S ribosomal protein L18, with translation MKLDRRESKKIRHRRIRGKVNGSSERPRLAVFRSHQHIYAQVIDDTQQHTLVSASTLDPDLKPSLKSGATCEASTEVGKLIAQRSLEKGISKVVFDRGGNLYHGRVKALAEAAREAGLDF, from the coding sequence ATGAAGTTAGATCGCAGAGAATCTAAAAAGATTCGCCATCGTCGCATTCGCGGCAAAGTGAATGGCTCCTCAGAACGCCCTCGTTTAGCAGTGTTTCGTTCTCATCAGCATATCTATGCTCAAGTGATTGACGATACACAACAACATACGCTTGTTTCGGCTTCTACGCTCGATCCAGATTTAAAGCCATCCCTGAAATCTGGTGCTACCTGTGAAGCATCTACAGAGGTCGGTAAATTGATTGCGCAGCGATCGCTAGAAAAAGGTATATCAAAAGTTGTGTTTGATCGGGGTGGTAATCTCTATCACGGTCGCGTTAAAGCCTTAGCTGAAGCCGCACGCGAAGCAGGATTAGATTTTTAA
- the infA gene encoding translation initiation factor IF-1, translating into MSKQDLIEMEGTVTESLPNAMFRVDLDNGFNVLAHISGKIRRNYIKILPGDRVKVELTPYDLTKGRITYRLRKK; encoded by the coding sequence TTGTCTAAACAAGATTTAATTGAGATGGAAGGTACGGTAACTGAATCGTTGCCTAATGCGATGTTTCGCGTGGATCTTGATAATGGTTTTAATGTTTTAGCACATATTTCAGGCAAGATCCGCCGTAACTATATCAAAATTTTACCTGGCGATCGCGTCAAAGTAGAGCTAACGCCATACGATTTAACAAAAGGAAGAATCACATACCGTTTACGTAAGAAATAG
- the rplF gene encoding 50S ribosomal protein L6, whose product MSRIGKRPITIPAKVQITIDGSQVTVKGPKGELSRILPAAVTIAQEGDTLLVKRVDDSRTARQMHGLARTLVANMVDGVSQGFQRRLEIQGVGYRAAVQGRNLTLNVGYSHPVQIEPPDGIQLAVENNTNVIVSGFDKELVGNTAAKIRDVRPPEPYKGKGIRYSGEFVRRKAGKAGKK is encoded by the coding sequence ATGTCTCGAATTGGTAAGCGCCCAATTACGATTCCCGCCAAAGTCCAAATTACTATTGACGGGTCACAAGTTACAGTCAAAGGTCCAAAAGGTGAACTCTCACGTATACTGCCAGCCGCAGTAACCATTGCCCAAGAGGGTGACACACTGCTAGTTAAACGAGTTGATGACTCGCGTACCGCCCGCCAAATGCACGGCTTGGCTCGCACGTTGGTTGCCAACATGGTCGATGGAGTCTCGCAAGGATTTCAACGTAGGTTAGAAATTCAGGGCGTCGGCTACCGTGCTGCGGTTCAAGGTCGCAATCTCACACTCAACGTAGGATACAGCCATCCAGTCCAAATCGAACCTCCTGATGGAATTCAACTAGCGGTAGAAAATAATACCAATGTCATTGTTAGTGGTTTTGACAAAGAACTGGTAGGCAATACGGCGGCAAAAATTCGCGATGTTCGTCCTCCAGAACCTTATAAAGGTAAAGGTATTCGCTATTCTGGTGAATTTGTCAGACGGAAAGCTGGTAAGGCAGGTAAGAAGTAA
- a CDS encoding DNA-directed RNA polymerase subunit alpha — protein MAQFQIECVESNTLENQSQYSKFVLEPLDRGQGTTVGNALRRVLLSNLEGTAITAVRIAGVSHEFATIPGVREDVLEILMRMKEIVLKSYSSQPQIGRLLVTGPATVTAEHFDLPSEVEIIDPNQYVATVAEGAKIEMEFRIDRGKGYRTVERGRDEATALDFLQIDSIFMPVRKVNYSVEDARVDGSMQKDRLILEVWTNGSLTPQEALSSAANILVDLFNPLKDISLEAMKDELPADEDPTSQIPIEELQLSVRAYNCLKRAQVNSVADLLDYTQEDLLEIKNFGQKSAEEVIEALQDRLGITLPHEKSAKPS, from the coding sequence GTGGCGCAGTTTCAAATTGAATGTGTCGAGTCTAATACTCTAGAGAATCAGAGTCAATACAGTAAATTTGTCCTGGAACCTCTTGATCGCGGTCAAGGGACAACAGTTGGAAATGCGCTCAGACGAGTTTTACTGTCTAATCTTGAAGGTACAGCAATTACGGCTGTCCGGATTGCAGGTGTCAGTCACGAATTTGCTACGATTCCAGGTGTTCGTGAAGATGTCCTGGAAATTCTCATGCGCATGAAAGAGATCGTTCTCAAAAGCTATTCTTCACAACCCCAAATTGGGCGCTTGCTCGTTACTGGACCTGCAACAGTAACCGCCGAACACTTCGATCTTCCTTCAGAAGTGGAAATTATTGACCCCAATCAGTACGTTGCCACTGTTGCTGAAGGGGCAAAAATTGAGATGGAGTTTCGGATTGATAGAGGCAAGGGATATCGCACTGTTGAACGAGGGCGCGATGAAGCCACTGCTTTGGATTTTCTGCAAATTGACTCGATTTTCATGCCAGTCCGAAAAGTCAATTACAGCGTTGAAGATGCTCGCGTTGACGGTTCTATGCAGAAAGACCGCTTGATTTTAGAAGTTTGGACAAATGGTAGCTTAACTCCGCAAGAGGCACTTTCGTCTGCAGCAAATATCTTAGTGGATTTATTTAACCCACTCAAAGATATCTCGCTTGAAGCAATGAAAGACGAGTTACCCGCCGACGAAGATCCGACTAGCCAAATTCCGATTGAAGAACTTCAGCTTTCTGTAAGAGCTTACAACTGCTTAAAGCGGGCACAAGTTAATTCAGTAGCAGACTTGCTAGATTACACCCAAGAAGACTTGCTAGAAATCAAAAACTTTGGGCAAAAATCAGCAGAAGAAGTCATCGAAGCTTTACAAGATCGTCTGGGCATTACTCTCCCTCACGAGAAGTCCGCAAAACCGTCATAA
- the rpsI gene encoding 30S ribosomal protein S9 produces MQAIDTTSDRVMYRGTGRRKSSVARVRLVPGDGQMIVNGKPGDLYFQFNPNYLSVAKAPLETLGLENEYNILVTAHGGGLTGQSDSIRLGVARALCQLDPENRSPLKSEGYLTRDPRAKERKKYGLHKARKAPQFSKR; encoded by the coding sequence ATGCAAGCAATAGATACGACTAGCGATCGCGTCATGTACAGAGGAACTGGTCGCCGTAAATCTTCCGTAGCGAGAGTCCGTTTGGTTCCTGGTGATGGACAAATGATTGTCAATGGTAAACCAGGAGATCTGTATTTCCAATTTAATCCTAACTACCTTTCAGTAGCTAAAGCTCCCCTAGAAACGTTGGGCTTAGAAAACGAGTACAACATCTTAGTTACTGCTCATGGAGGCGGATTAACTGGACAATCTGATTCGATTCGTTTAGGAGTCGCCCGCGCACTGTGTCAACTTGACCCAGAAAATCGCTCACCACTGAAATCAGAAGGCTACCTGACACGCGATCCTAGAGCAAAAGAGCGGAAAAAATACGGCTTACATAAAGCACGGAAAGCTCCTCAGTTCTCCAAACGATAA
- the rplO gene encoding 50S ribosomal protein L15, with the protein MRLTDPKPQAGSKKRRRRVGRGISAGQGASAGLGMRGQKARSGSSTRPGFEGGQQPLYRRIPKLKGFPIINRKHYTTINVYKLASLPANTEVNLASLREAGIITAVKGPLKILGDGELNVPLQVQAAAFTKQAREKITAAGGNCELESSKV; encoded by the coding sequence ATGAGACTAACTGATCCTAAGCCTCAAGCAGGCTCAAAAAAACGCCGTCGTCGTGTTGGTCGTGGTATTTCTGCTGGTCAAGGAGCAAGTGCTGGTCTAGGTATGCGCGGGCAAAAAGCTCGTTCAGGTAGCAGTACAAGACCAGGCTTTGAAGGCGGTCAACAACCTCTATATCGCCGCATTCCAAAGTTAAAAGGCTTTCCGATTATTAATCGTAAGCATTACACTACGATTAATGTATATAAGCTGGCATCACTTCCTGCCAACACAGAGGTAAATCTGGCTTCATTACGCGAGGCTGGAATCATTACTGCTGTAAAAGGACCACTAAAAATTTTGGGCGATGGGGAGTTAAATGTTCCTCTACAAGTTCAAGCAGCAGCTTTCACAAAGCAAGCACGGGAAAAAATCACCGCAGCTGGTGGAAATTGCGAACTCGAATCGTCCAAAGTATAA
- the rplX gene encoding 50S ribosomal protein L24, whose protein sequence is MAAQKNESSLIRHKMHVKTGDTVQVISGGDKGKVGEVLKTFPKLSKVIVKGVNVKTKHVKPTQEGESGRIVTSEAPIHSSNVMLYSTKQNVASRVCYTFNEQGQKVRMLKKTGEILDK, encoded by the coding sequence ATGGCTGCACAGAAGAATGAGTCTTCACTGATTCGTCATAAAATGCACGTCAAAACCGGAGATACCGTACAAGTGATCTCAGGTGGCGATAAGGGCAAAGTAGGCGAAGTCTTAAAGACGTTTCCTAAATTAAGCAAAGTCATCGTTAAAGGCGTGAATGTTAAAACTAAGCACGTCAAACCTACACAAGAGGGCGAATCAGGTCGCATTGTAACTTCAGAAGCGCCAATTCATAGCTCTAATGTCATGCTCTACTCGACAAAGCAAAACGTTGCTAGTCGCGTTTGCTATACCTTTAACGAGCAAGGACAAAAAGTCCGCATGCTCAAAAAAACTGGTGAAATCCTTGATAAATAG
- the rpmJ gene encoding 50S ribosomal protein L36 produces MKVRASVKRICEKCSIIRRKGRVMVICQNPKHKQRQG; encoded by the coding sequence ATGAAAGTTAGAGCATCAGTCAAGAGAATTTGTGAAAAGTGCAGCATTATTCGCCGCAAAGGTCGAGTTATGGTGATCTGCCAAAATCCTAAACACAAGCAACGTCAAGGCTAA
- the rpsM gene encoding 30S ribosomal protein S13, which translates to MARIAGVDLPRDKRVEIGLTYIYGIGLTRSKEILAQAGVNPDIRVKDLNDTDVAALRSTIESNYQVEGDLRRLEAMNIKRLVDIGSYRGRRHRMGLPVRGQRTRTNARTRRGRRQTVAGKKKAPGK; encoded by the coding sequence GTGGCAAGAATTGCAGGTGTAGACCTTCCACGCGACAAGCGTGTCGAAATAGGTCTTACTTATATATACGGGATTGGGCTAACCCGTTCAAAAGAAATTTTGGCTCAAGCGGGTGTTAATCCAGACATTCGCGTAAAAGATTTAAACGACACAGATGTTGCAGCACTAAGAAGCACAATTGAAAGCAACTATCAAGTCGAAGGAGATTTAAGGCGCTTAGAAGCAATGAACATCAAGCGCTTAGTTGATATTGGGTCTTATCGTGGTCGTCGCCATCGCATGGGCTTACCTGTACGCGGGCAACGGACTCGAACAAATGCACGCACTCGTCGTGGTAGACGCCAGACTGTAGCAGGTAAGAAGAAAGCACCTGGTAAGTAA
- the rpsH gene encoding 30S ribosomal protein S8, with product MAANDTIADMLTRIRNANMARHQTTQIPATKMTRSIAQVLREEGFIADFEEVGEGVKRNLVVSLKYKGRNRQPLITALKRISKPGLRVYSNRKELPRVLGGIGIAIISTSSGIMTDREARRQGLGGEVLCYVW from the coding sequence ATGGCGGCTAACGACACAATTGCAGATATGCTGACGCGCATCCGCAATGCAAATATGGCGCGGCATCAGACAACACAGATACCAGCCACAAAAATGACTCGCAGCATTGCTCAAGTATTAAGAGAAGAAGGTTTCATTGCCGATTTTGAAGAGGTAGGCGAAGGCGTTAAACGCAATTTAGTTGTCTCACTCAAATATAAAGGCAGAAATCGTCAACCCTTGATCACTGCCCTGAAGCGAATTAGTAAACCAGGTTTGCGAGTTTACTCTAACCGCAAAGAGCTACCACGGGTACTAGGGGGCATTGGTATTGCGATTATTTCTACTTCTAGCGGCATCATGACCGACCGAGAAGCCCGACGTCAAGGCTTAGGCGGTGAAGTGCTTTGCTATGTTTGGTAA
- the truA gene encoding tRNA pseudouridine(38-40) synthase TruA encodes MVAPNYELKHRVALVIQYLGAHFHGWQRQLQLRTVQAEIEEAIERVLGYPVTLHGAGRTDTGVHAAAQVAHFDATGPIPAERWAPILNSYLPDDILIRGSASVKSNWHARFDAKWRRYRYTLYTEPRPNLFVKPFSWHYYYAALDENLIRSALQPLLGKHHLAAFHRAGSRRKHSWVEIQAAECDRQGAFINIEIQADGFLYGMVRLLVGLLVDVGRGSLSLERFTELWQQQQREYVKYAAPPQGLCLLRVGYADFPFSQEVWYDTLPQLVLPTTPENPVIKRQHLSASN; translated from the coding sequence ATGGTTGCCCCAAACTACGAGCTAAAACACCGAGTAGCCTTAGTAATTCAATACTTGGGCGCTCACTTCCACGGCTGGCAACGGCAACTTCAGCTCCGTACTGTACAAGCAGAAATCGAAGAAGCTATCGAGCGCGTACTCGGTTATCCAGTTACACTTCACGGCGCAGGGCGGACTGATACTGGCGTTCACGCAGCAGCACAGGTGGCACATTTCGATGCTACTGGTCCGATTCCGGCAGAGCGTTGGGCACCTATTCTTAATAGTTATCTCCCTGACGATATTTTGATTCGCGGTTCTGCATCTGTCAAGAGTAACTGGCATGCTCGATTTGATGCTAAATGGCGGCGCTATCGCTACACACTATATACCGAACCTCGACCGAACTTGTTTGTCAAGCCCTTTAGTTGGCACTATTATTATGCAGCTTTAGATGAAAATCTCATCCGCTCGGCTCTGCAGCCATTGCTTGGGAAACATCACTTAGCTGCCTTTCATCGGGCGGGTTCTCGTCGAAAACACTCTTGGGTAGAAATACAAGCAGCAGAGTGCGATCGCCAAGGAGCATTCATCAATATTGAAATTCAAGCGGATGGCTTCTTGTATGGAATGGTACGGTTACTAGTAGGCTTACTGGTTGATGTAGGAAGAGGTAGTTTATCGCTGGAGAGGTTCACAGAACTTTGGCAGCAGCAGCAAAGAGAATATGTCAAGTATGCTGCACCTCCTCAAGGTTTATGTTTATTGCGCGTTGGTTATGCCGATTTTCCATTTTCTCAAGAAGTTTGGTACGACACACTACCTCAGTTAGTGCTACCAACTACCCCAGAAAACCCTGTCATCAAACGTCAACATTTAAGTGCTAGTAACTAA
- the rpmE gene encoding 50S ribosomal protein L31, with protein MAKSDLHPQWYPEAKVFCDGKLVATVGSTKPELHVDVWSGNHPFYTGTQKLIDTEGRVERFLRKYGMMETEQSTGDDKK; from the coding sequence ATGGCAAAATCTGATCTTCATCCTCAATGGTATCCAGAAGCAAAAGTTTTCTGTGACGGAAAACTGGTTGCTACTGTTGGCTCGACTAAACCCGAACTGCACGTTGATGTGTGGTCAGGAAATCATCCATTCTATACAGGTACGCAAAAGTTAATCGATACTGAAGGTCGAGTAGAACGCTTCTTACGGAAGTACGGCATGATGGAAACTGAGCAATCTACAGGTGACGACAAGAAGTAG
- the rplQ gene encoding 50S ribosomal protein L17, whose amino-acid sequence MRHRRRVHKLGKPADQRRALLRALTTELIRHGRITTTKVRAKAVRSEAEKMITLAKDGSLAARREALGYIYDKQLVHALFEQVPSRYGSRAGGYTRILHTVPRRGDNAEMAIIELV is encoded by the coding sequence ATGCGTCACCGTCGTCGTGTTCACAAACTTGGAAAACCAGCTGACCAGCGTCGCGCTCTTTTAAGAGCATTGACTACAGAGTTAATCCGTCATGGACGAATTACCACTACAAAAGTCCGCGCTAAAGCAGTTAGATCAGAAGCCGAAAAAATGATTACTTTGGCTAAAGATGGTTCTTTAGCTGCTCGGAGAGAAGCGCTAGGTTACATCTACGACAAACAACTTGTTCATGCCCTATTTGAACAAGTACCTAGTCGTTATGGTAGTCGGGCTGGAGGATATACTCGAATTTTACATACTGTCCCGCGACGAGGCGATAACGCTGAAATGGCGATTATCGAACTTGTGTAG
- the rplM gene encoding 50S ribosomal protein L13, which produces MNKTYLPAQDSLKREWYVVDAADQRLGRLATEVAMILRGKNTPEFTPHMDTGGFVIVVNADKVVVTGKKRSQKLYRRHSGRPGGMKTETFAQLQSRLPERIVEHAVKGMLPKNSLGRQLFTKLKVYAGADHPHQAQQPKEIKIQTIPGEQ; this is translated from the coding sequence ATGAACAAAACTTACCTTCCTGCTCAAGATTCCCTCAAACGCGAGTGGTATGTCGTCGATGCGGCTGACCAGCGCCTAGGTCGGCTAGCAACTGAAGTCGCAATGATTTTGCGCGGTAAAAATACCCCAGAGTTCACACCGCACATGGATACAGGCGGCTTCGTTATTGTGGTTAATGCCGATAAAGTTGTTGTGACTGGGAAAAAGCGCAGTCAAAAGCTCTATCGTCGTCATTCAGGACGTCCAGGTGGAATGAAGACAGAAACCTTTGCGCAACTACAATCTCGACTTCCAGAAAGAATTGTAGAACACGCTGTTAAAGGTATGCTGCCTAAAAACAGTTTAGGACGTCAATTATTTACCAAACTGAAAGTTTATGCAGGTGCAGATCATCCGCACCAAGCACAGCAACCAAAAGAAATTAAAATTCAGACAATTCCAGGAGAGCAATAA
- the rplN gene encoding 50S ribosomal protein L14: protein MIQPQSYLNVADNSGARKLMCIRVMGAGNRRYGGVGDVIIAVVKDAIPNMAVKKSDVVRAVIVRTRKGLRRDSGMSIRFDDNAAVIINADGNPRGTRVFGPVARELRDKNYTKIVSLAPEVL, encoded by the coding sequence GTGATTCAACCCCAGTCTTACCTTAATGTTGCTGATAACAGCGGTGCGCGAAAATTGATGTGCATTCGCGTTATGGGTGCTGGTAATCGCCGTTATGGCGGTGTAGGCGATGTGATTATCGCCGTAGTTAAAGATGCCATTCCGAATATGGCAGTTAAAAAATCAGATGTTGTGCGTGCAGTTATTGTTCGTACGCGTAAAGGATTGCGTCGTGATAGTGGCATGAGTATTCGCTTTGATGACAATGCAGCAGTCATTATCAACGCCGATGGTAATCCTCGCGGCACTCGTGTTTTTGGACCAGTTGCCCGCGAACTGCGCGACAAAAACTATACGAAAATTGTTTCCCTGGCTCCGGAGGTGCTGTAA